Proteins encoded by one window of Nisaea sp.:
- a CDS encoding mechanosensitive ion channel family protein has protein sequence MLEHAEPIVSGLKQIADSLFELLPALLSAALLLVIGWLVARTVRAITLRSAKTLNRGAQALGLGGLVRTIGSEGSTTKVLASVFYWLVILFFLTSATNVLGLTVFTGWLAQLVTYLPQILSGALIIFAGVILANIARDALIAALPGVPEQQRNLLGRLVQGLTVVVLVVVGLDQIGIDITIIITILSVAVAALLGGLSLAFSLGARTFVSNVIGSHYLDRDFSIGQKIRFAETEGAIAEITATTVILETSDGRLIIPAHRFAEETTLIRTGD, from the coding sequence ATGCTTGAACATGCAGAACCCATCGTTTCCGGGCTGAAGCAGATTGCGGATTCACTCTTCGAACTTCTGCCTGCGCTCCTGAGTGCCGCCCTGCTTCTTGTCATTGGCTGGCTCGTGGCCCGCACCGTTCGGGCGATCACTCTTCGGTCGGCGAAAACCCTGAACCGTGGAGCGCAGGCGCTCGGGCTTGGCGGCCTGGTCCGGACCATCGGATCCGAAGGCTCGACGACGAAGGTCCTGGCGAGCGTGTTCTACTGGCTGGTCATCCTGTTCTTCCTGACCTCGGCCACCAATGTGCTGGGTCTGACGGTTTTCACCGGCTGGCTTGCACAGCTTGTCACCTACCTGCCCCAGATCCTCTCCGGCGCCCTGATCATCTTCGCCGGGGTCATTCTTGCCAATATCGCGCGCGATGCCCTGATCGCCGCTCTGCCCGGTGTTCCCGAGCAGCAGCGCAACCTGCTCGGCCGGCTTGTGCAGGGACTGACGGTCGTGGTGCTGGTCGTCGTCGGTCTGGATCAGATCGGCATCGACATCACCATCATCATCACCATTCTGTCCGTTGCGGTCGCGGCCCTGCTGGGCGGCCTCTCGCTGGCCTTCAGCCTCGGTGCGCGCACTTTTGTCAGCAACGTGATCGGCTCCCATTACCTCGATCGCGATTTCAGCATCGGGCAGAAAATCCGCTTCGCTGAAACGGAAGGCGCCATCGCTGAAATCACGGCAACCACGGTGATCCTCGAGACAAGCGACGGCCGGCTCATCATCCCCGCCCATCGTTTCGCGGAGGAGACCACGCTCATCCGGACGGGAGACTAA
- a CDS encoding magnesium transporter MgtE N-terminal domain-containing protein produces the protein MTDYQSLAADFLRHHPAEAASILEKNDSEQIAAFATTLGEDEATRLFMVLSSQTAATALRHFGEKDVIAILGNMPRREASNILRRTPRKRREVYLAGMPAATRLQLEVVLHQPTHRVGAYTDSSLVAVTPNTTVEAIRKRLRSVESPVSVIFLVNDKQQLLGSFPIGRLFSVKGSETASSLADTTRQSLNVRTTLEDGLASPDWMNNDVLGVVDREGKLVGSVRYAILRQANEPVSAPEAVEAGSDYMRVADNLYVGLAEVLLTTIPKPKPHAARNTIEGDAK, from the coding sequence ATGACGGATTATCAGTCCCTTGCTGCCGACTTCCTGCGGCACCATCCGGCGGAAGCCGCCTCCATCCTCGAGAAAAACGACTCCGAGCAAATTGCGGCATTCGCGACTACCCTCGGCGAGGATGAGGCAACCCGGCTATTCATGGTCCTGTCATCTCAGACAGCCGCTACCGCCCTTCGTCATTTCGGCGAGAAGGACGTAATTGCCATTCTAGGGAACATGCCCCGCCGCGAGGCGAGCAATATCCTGCGCCGGACTCCGCGGAAACGGCGTGAGGTCTATCTCGCCGGCATGCCGGCTGCAACCCGCCTGCAGCTTGAGGTGGTCCTGCACCAGCCCACCCACAGGGTCGGTGCCTATACGGACAGCAGCCTTGTTGCCGTCACGCCCAACACAACCGTCGAGGCGATCCGCAAGCGCCTGCGTTCCGTGGAAAGTCCGGTTTCCGTCATCTTCCTTGTCAACGACAAACAGCAGCTTCTCGGCAGTTTCCCGATCGGGCGGCTCTTTTCCGTCAAAGGCTCGGAAACCGCCAGCTCTCTCGCCGACACCACGCGGCAATCGCTGAATGTCAGGACGACATTGGAAGACGGACTGGCAAGCCCCGATTGGATGAACAACGACGTCCTCGGTGTAGTGGACCGGGAAGGAAAGCTCGTCGGCAGCGTGCGCTACGCGATCCTCCGCCAGGCCAATGAACCGGTCTCCGCACCCGAAGCCGTCGAAGCAGGGAGCGACTACATGCGTGTCGCCGACAATCTTTATGTCGGCCTCGCGGAGGTCCTGCTCACGACGATCCCTAAACCGAAGCCCCACGCCGCCCGGAATACGATCGAGGGAGATGCGAAATGA
- a CDS encoding magnesium transporter, giving the protein MTECAQALASHYLTAYPKEAARSIEQLPQTVVADLLSSLEPVQIVPILNALPAMLATPVLMAMPAAIRRAVIEKADRNRAVPLLGQMSSEQQEALFAELPAGLSAELRTMLNYPDGTAGRLMDTVVFSLTGEATVGRALELLRQRDPDRVHFIKLLDSESRLSSLVDVRQLAFNAPETRLSEISRPVVDVVSPLDPREDVVRKFEEHDMEELPVIDVDGRILGLIRHSALVVALKTQSTLDIQTMVGVSKDERALSPSWFALRKRMPWMQINLLTAFLAASVVGLFENTIATFTALAVLLPVVAGQSGNAGAQALAVTMRGLALREITIGQWFRVLRKELNVGFWNGIAIAITCGIGVFFWSGSIGLVLVIALSMIIAMVAAGIAGALVPIILSRLGQDPAVASSIILTTVTDVAGFFSFLGIATVLSGML; this is encoded by the coding sequence ATGACCGAGTGCGCACAAGCTCTGGCAAGTCACTACCTGACCGCCTACCCAAAAGAAGCGGCCCGGTCGATTGAGCAGCTGCCGCAGACTGTAGTCGCCGATCTGCTGTCATCGCTCGAGCCGGTCCAGATCGTTCCGATCCTGAACGCCCTGCCGGCAATGCTGGCGACGCCCGTGCTCATGGCGATGCCAGCGGCGATCCGCCGGGCAGTGATCGAAAAGGCTGACCGGAACCGGGCTGTTCCCCTGCTTGGCCAGATGAGCAGTGAGCAGCAGGAGGCCCTGTTCGCCGAGCTTCCGGCCGGACTTTCGGCGGAGCTCCGCACGATGCTCAACTATCCGGACGGCACAGCTGGCCGCCTCATGGACACTGTGGTCTTCAGCCTGACCGGTGAAGCTACCGTTGGGCGGGCCCTTGAACTGCTGCGTCAGCGCGATCCGGACCGGGTGCACTTCATCAAGCTGCTCGACAGCGAGAGCCGGCTCTCAAGTCTGGTCGACGTGCGCCAACTTGCGTTCAACGCTCCGGAAACCCGTCTCTCGGAGATTTCCCGACCGGTCGTCGATGTCGTCAGTCCGTTGGACCCCCGCGAGGACGTCGTGCGCAAGTTCGAAGAACACGACATGGAAGAGCTGCCGGTCATTGATGTGGACGGCCGGATCCTGGGCCTGATCCGCCATAGCGCGCTGGTCGTCGCCCTGAAGACGCAATCCACCCTCGACATCCAGACCATGGTCGGCGTCAGCAAGGACGAGCGGGCTCTGTCTCCGAGCTGGTTCGCCCTCCGCAAGCGCATGCCCTGGATGCAGATCAACCTGCTGACCGCTTTCCTGGCGGCGTCTGTTGTCGGACTGTTCGAAAACACCATCGCGACCTTCACCGCACTCGCCGTCCTGCTCCCGGTCGTGGCCGGGCAGTCGGGCAATGCCGGCGCTCAGGCCCTGGCCGTCACGATGCGCGGCCTGGCATTGCGCGAGATCACCATCGGGCAGTGGTTCAGGGTTCTGCGGAAAGAGCTGAATGTCGGCTTCTGGAACGGTATCGCCATCGCCATCACGTGCGGCATCGGCGTGTTCTTCTGGAGCGGCAGCATCGGCCTCGTGCTGGTCATCGCCCTGTCCATGATCATTGCCATGGTGGCTGCCGGCATTGCAGGCGCGCTGGTTCCGATCATCCTGTCCCGCCTCGGCCAAGACCCGGCCGTTGCGTCGTCTATCATCCTGACAACGGTCACGGACGTCGCCGGCTTCTTCTCGTTCCTCGGCATCGCGACAGTGCTGTCTGGAATGCTGTGA
- the aceA gene encoding isocitrate lyase, whose protein sequence is MSKDFENMTLTASGRFDNVKRDYSRADVERLRGTVRIEHSLARKGAERLWKSLHEEDFVPSLGAVTGGQAVQMAKAGLKAVYLSGWQVAADANVAGAMYPDQSLYPANSGPELARKINNSLLRTDQIHHLEGDNSTDWMLPIIADCEAGFGGALNAYELTRAYIDAGAAAVHFEDQLASEKKCGHMGGKVLVPTQQHINTLNAARLAADVEGVPTLVICRTDAESAKLVTSDVDERDRPFLTGERTAEGFFRLKEGTSFERCVARSLAYAPYSDLLWMETSTPDLEQCKRFAEAIRKEFPDQMLAYNCSPSFNWTANLDKDDIARFQREIGAMGYKYQFVTLAGFHSLNYGMFELASGYRERGMAAYSELQDAEFAAEAQGYSATKHQREVGTGYFDAVATAIKGDASSTTALTGSTEEAQFHETEQAARTAAE, encoded by the coding sequence ATGTCCAAGGATTTCGAAAATATGACGCTGACCGCGTCCGGCCGTTTCGACAATGTGAAGCGCGATTACTCCCGCGCCGATGTTGAGCGGCTGCGTGGCACCGTCCGTATCGAACACAGCCTTGCCCGCAAGGGTGCGGAGCGGCTCTGGAAGAGCCTGCATGAGGAAGATTTCGTGCCTTCCCTCGGCGCCGTCACCGGCGGCCAGGCGGTGCAGATGGCGAAAGCAGGCCTGAAGGCGGTTTATCTCTCAGGCTGGCAGGTCGCGGCGGACGCGAATGTCGCCGGTGCGATGTATCCGGACCAGAGCCTCTATCCGGCGAACAGCGGCCCGGAGCTGGCCCGCAAGATCAACAATTCCCTGCTGCGCACCGACCAGATCCATCATCTGGAAGGCGATAACAGCACCGACTGGATGCTGCCGATCATCGCCGATTGTGAGGCCGGCTTCGGCGGTGCCCTGAACGCCTACGAGCTGACCCGGGCCTATATCGATGCGGGTGCCGCTGCGGTGCATTTCGAGGACCAGCTGGCGTCCGAGAAGAAGTGCGGCCATATGGGCGGTAAGGTTCTGGTGCCGACCCAGCAGCATATCAACACCCTGAACGCGGCCCGTCTCGCCGCCGATGTCGAGGGCGTGCCGACTCTGGTGATCTGCCGCACCGATGCCGAAAGCGCCAAGCTGGTGACCAGCGACGTGGACGAGCGCGACCGGCCGTTCCTGACCGGAGAGCGCACAGCTGAAGGCTTCTTCCGGTTGAAGGAAGGCACCAGCTTCGAGCGTTGCGTTGCTCGTTCGCTCGCCTATGCGCCGTATTCCGACCTGCTCTGGATGGAGACATCGACGCCGGACCTGGAGCAGTGCAAGCGCTTCGCCGAGGCCATCCGCAAGGAGTTTCCCGACCAGATGCTGGCCTATAACTGCTCCCCGTCCTTCAATTGGACGGCCAATCTGGACAAGGACGATATCGCCCGCTTCCAGCGTGAGATCGGTGCCATGGGCTACAAGTACCAGTTCGTCACCCTGGCCGGTTTCCACTCCCTCAACTACGGCATGTTCGAGTTGGCCTCCGGCTATCGCGAGCGTGGCATGGCGGCTTATTCGGAACTGCAGGACGCGGAATTCGCCGCCGAGGCGCAGGGCTACAGCGCGACCAAGCATCAGCGCGAGGTCGGCACCGGCTACTTCGACGCGGTTGCGACCGCGATCAAGGGCGATGCCTCCTCGACCACGGCGCTGACCGGATCCACCGAGGAAGCCCAGTTCCACGAGACCGAACAGGCGGCTCGCACGGCAGCGGAATAA
- a CDS encoding helix-turn-helix domain-containing protein, whose protein sequence is MEALDRKAMLGPKIRRFRTDLGMSQTEMAGEIGISPSYLNLIEHNQRPVTVPLLFKLGQAFELDLKQFAEDDDAKTVAELAEVFSDPLFRDQPVRPVELQEFAARSPNAAQAMLRLYQAYRQVWENARAGSIGTGRDPLPDPGQPLSPVEAVRDMHQREANHFPELEEAAEALWLEAGLDRNDLFRGLSEHLFQKNGIAVKVMPVHVMTDTLRRYDPHGRRILLSEALLASGRCFQLASQFAALAHHDLIESIIDRLEPTDAETRNMLFVALCNYFAGAVLMPYETFRTSAQELRHDLELLRRRFGASFEQVSHRLTTLQRPGARGIPFFFIRVDAAGNVSKRLNGGGFQFARYGGTCPRWVVHEAFRTPGQVHTQVARMPDETTFFTIARTLDSAGGWHEQLQPQFAVGLGCEIRDAKHLVYADGLDLPKATGATPVGVSCRLCERLDCSQRAHPPLNRTIRADQHMKKASAFTFES, encoded by the coding sequence ATGGAGGCGCTTGACCGCAAGGCGATGCTGGGGCCGAAGATCCGCCGTTTCCGGACAGACCTCGGCATGAGCCAGACGGAAATGGCAGGCGAGATCGGTATTTCGCCAAGCTATCTCAACCTGATCGAGCACAATCAGCGGCCGGTAACCGTCCCGCTGTTGTTCAAGCTCGGGCAGGCTTTCGAGCTGGATCTGAAACAGTTCGCCGAGGATGACGACGCCAAGACCGTCGCCGAACTCGCCGAGGTATTCAGCGATCCGCTGTTCCGGGATCAGCCGGTGCGCCCGGTCGAGCTGCAGGAATTCGCCGCCCGCTCGCCGAACGCGGCGCAGGCCATGCTGCGGCTCTATCAGGCCTATCGCCAAGTCTGGGAGAATGCCCGGGCGGGCTCGATCGGCACCGGGCGTGACCCGCTTCCCGATCCAGGCCAACCTCTCTCCCCTGTAGAGGCTGTGCGGGATATGCACCAGCGCGAGGCGAACCACTTCCCCGAACTGGAGGAAGCGGCTGAAGCGCTCTGGCTTGAGGCCGGACTGGATCGCAACGATCTGTTCAGGGGGCTGAGCGAACACCTCTTCCAAAAAAACGGCATCGCAGTGAAGGTGATGCCCGTGCATGTCATGACCGACACGCTGAGGCGCTACGATCCGCACGGCCGCCGCATTCTGCTGTCCGAAGCCCTGCTGGCATCGGGTCGCTGCTTCCAGCTCGCCTCCCAGTTCGCCGCGCTCGCCCATCACGATCTGATCGAGAGCATCATCGACCGGCTGGAGCCGACGGATGCGGAAACCCGCAACATGCTCTTCGTCGCCCTCTGCAATTATTTCGCCGGCGCCGTGCTGATGCCGTACGAAACATTTCGGACCTCGGCGCAGGAGTTGCGGCACGATCTCGAACTGCTGCGCCGCCGTTTCGGTGCCAGCTTCGAGCAGGTCTCGCACCGCCTGACCACCCTGCAGCGTCCGGGCGCGCGGGGCATTCCGTTCTTCTTCATCCGCGTCGATGCGGCCGGCAATGTCTCCAAGCGCCTCAATGGCGGCGGCTTCCAGTTCGCCCGCTATGGCGGCACCTGCCCACGCTGGGTGGTGCATGAGGCCTTCCGCACGCCGGGACAGGTCCACACTCAGGTCGCCCGGATGCCGGACGAGACCACTTTCTTCACCATCGCCCGCACCCTCGACAGCGCCGGCGGCTGGCACGAGCAATTGCAACCGCAATTCGCCGTCGGCCTCGGCTGCGAGATCAGGGACGCGAAGCATCTGGTCTATGCGGACGGGCTTGATCTGCCGAAAGCCACCGGCGCGACCCCAGTCGGCGTCAGTTGCCGGCTGTGCGAACGGCTCGATTGCAGTCAGCGCGCCCACCCGCCGCTTAACCGGACGATCCGGGCAGACCAGCACATGAAGAAAGCGTCGGCCTTCACCTTCGAAAGCTGA
- a CDS encoding UDP-2,3-diacylglucosamine diphosphatase has translation MTVDSTPSRQRDFRAIFISDIHLGTRHCQADLFVEFMNKHEADRIYLIGDIVDGWRLKKSRYWPQSHDDAVQMILKKAHLGVKISYIPGNHDEFVRRYDGRRIKGVEILDQTIHTTADGRRYLVTHGDQYDVVIQNAKWLAYLGDCFYEFALSTNTWLNWVRGRMGMKYWSLGAFAKRHVKSFVNIIGNFEAVVAEEVRGQELDGVICGHIHHATSRETNGIHYVNTGDWVESCTAVVEHHDGTLEVLYWEELSQEQERYSGITLDPKYDEQAS, from the coding sequence GTGACAGTAGACTCGACACCTTCCCGGCAGCGGGATTTCCGCGCGATCTTCATTTCGGATATCCATTTGGGAACCCGGCATTGCCAGGCCGATCTATTCGTCGAATTCATGAACAAGCATGAAGCGGACCGAATCTATCTGATCGGCGATATCGTGGATGGCTGGCGGCTCAAGAAGTCACGATACTGGCCACAATCTCACGACGATGCCGTTCAGATGATCCTGAAGAAAGCGCATCTCGGCGTGAAGATTTCCTACATTCCCGGTAACCATGACGAGTTCGTCAGGCGGTACGACGGCCGCAGGATCAAAGGGGTGGAGATACTCGACCAGACGATCCATACAACAGCGGACGGCCGCCGGTATCTGGTGACCCATGGAGACCAGTACGACGTGGTGATCCAGAACGCCAAATGGCTGGCCTATCTCGGGGACTGCTTCTACGAATTCGCCCTCTCGACGAACACCTGGCTGAACTGGGTGCGCGGACGCATGGGGATGAAATACTGGTCGCTCGGCGCCTTCGCGAAACGTCATGTGAAGAGCTTCGTCAATATCATCGGCAACTTCGAGGCCGTTGTTGCGGAAGAGGTCCGGGGCCAGGAGCTCGACGGCGTGATCTGCGGCCATATCCACCATGCGACGAGCCGGGAGACGAATGGCATTCACTACGTCAATACCGGCGATTGGGTCGAAAGCTGTACAGCGGTCGTCGAGCACCATGACGGCACCCTGGAGGTGCTGTACTGGGAAGAGCTGTCGCAGGAACAGGAGCGCTATTCCGGGATCACCCTCGATCCGAAATATGACGAGCAAGCGTCGTAA
- a CDS encoding glycosyltransferase family 1 protein, with the protein MTSILIVTDAWLPQVNGVVRSLQWTARELEKMGVRVEFLSPQEFVTVPCPTYPDIRLSLTHRRAVQRRMAAYGCEHLHIATEGPLGLLAASAARRTGTPYTTGYHTRFPEYVEARWPLPVSWFYAWFRRFHNFGAGCMVATETLRQDLESRGFRNLKMWSRGVDADLFRPTEASVLPPDLPRPIFINVGRVSVEKNIKAFLDLDLPGSKVVVGDGPQLASLRKEYPEVYFTGAKSGEDLARHFASADAFVFPSLTDTFGLVILEALACGVPVAAYPVMGPRDVIGDSGTGVLSEDLRQAALDALQIPADRCRAWALKYSWASCTQQFLDNAVAAQTSHEAGF; encoded by the coding sequence ATGACATCGATACTCATTGTCACGGATGCGTGGCTCCCGCAGGTCAACGGTGTCGTCCGGTCCCTGCAATGGACGGCACGGGAGCTTGAAAAGATGGGTGTCCGGGTCGAGTTTCTGTCACCCCAGGAATTCGTCACGGTCCCCTGCCCGACCTATCCCGACATCCGGCTTTCCCTGACACATCGCCGGGCCGTTCAGCGGCGCATGGCCGCCTACGGGTGCGAGCATCTGCACATCGCGACCGAAGGCCCCCTCGGGCTGTTGGCGGCGTCGGCTGCGCGCCGCACCGGCACGCCCTATACAACCGGGTATCACACGCGCTTCCCGGAATATGTGGAGGCACGCTGGCCGCTTCCGGTTTCCTGGTTCTATGCCTGGTTTCGCAGATTCCACAATTTCGGGGCCGGCTGCATGGTCGCGACGGAAACGCTCAGACAGGACCTGGAGAGCCGGGGCTTCCGGAATCTGAAAATGTGGTCGCGTGGTGTGGATGCGGATCTGTTTCGCCCGACGGAAGCCTCCGTGCTGCCGCCGGATCTGCCGCGGCCGATCTTCATCAATGTCGGACGCGTTTCGGTCGAGAAGAATATCAAGGCTTTCCTCGATCTGGATTTGCCCGGCTCGAAGGTCGTCGTTGGTGACGGCCCGCAACTGGCCAGCCTCCGGAAGGAATATCCGGAGGTCTATTTCACCGGCGCGAAATCAGGTGAGGATCTTGCCAGACATTTCGCCAGCGCCGATGCGTTCGTCTTTCCCTCGCTGACTGACACATTCGGGCTGGTAATCCTTGAAGCCCTGGCCTGCGGTGTTCCGGTTGCCGCCTATCCGGTGATGGGTCCCCGCGATGTCATCGGCGACAGCGGCACGGGTGTTCTCTCCGAAGACCTGCGTCAGGCCGCGCTGGATGCCCTGCAGATCCCGGCCGACCGTTGCCGCGCCTGGGCTCTCAAATACAGCTGGGCATCCTGCACGCAGCAATTTCTGGACAATGCCGTAGCCGCTCAAACATCACACGAGGCCGGGTTTTAG
- a CDS encoding B12-binding domain-containing radical SAM protein, translating into MKRKQNVLIINAYFDPWRSSTPTRWFIPRAMAPYYLAGYFNADLVNVRVWDEVFHGALLDTRLFDWPDLVIFTGLTAAFDRAHQLSAYFRNANPAVVTVIGGPIARALPSLCAEAFDYACQGDVEEMSQVIAEVFDRSHVSETGAPRFDLAVPSMGLGYLETTKNCNFACSFCSLTGEQRKYVSHSEQSIAHQFDAMKRVLGVMVLDNNFYGNNRQSFERRVELIGDRWRQGQFRGWGALVTGDFFKRPENVELMARNGCKAVFSGVESLDPEVLKSFNKKQSMTSDPRALTKLCAENGMFFDYGMIADFSQQTIADVDSQLNAVLDDPTIPLPGLLSLTIPILGTPYFDEAASAGRLMPDLLLSDMDGQKVVEWPKEPLEKVVPFVADLMQFKGRKRALARHAAKHAWHWRKHFDWDQTALAMVRPLHRFGGKINLGSIRQMSQSRKEPPLTYCALSDGLRSAYKPLVPLPSKFEKCFEPLRITDAEGGLTEELLNARAKAAPVALAG; encoded by the coding sequence TTGAAAAGAAAACAGAACGTACTGATCATCAATGCCTATTTCGATCCGTGGCGCTCCTCGACACCGACGCGCTGGTTCATCCCACGGGCGATGGCGCCGTATTATCTGGCCGGTTACTTCAACGCCGATCTCGTCAATGTGCGTGTCTGGGACGAGGTGTTCCACGGCGCGCTGCTGGATACCCGGTTGTTCGACTGGCCGGACCTGGTCATCTTCACCGGCCTGACGGCGGCCTTCGACCGGGCGCATCAGCTTTCAGCCTATTTCAGAAATGCCAATCCAGCCGTCGTCACCGTCATTGGCGGTCCGATTGCCCGCGCCTTGCCCAGTCTTTGCGCCGAGGCATTCGACTATGCCTGCCAGGGTGACGTTGAGGAGATGTCACAGGTCATCGCAGAAGTGTTCGACAGATCTCATGTCTCTGAAACCGGCGCGCCGCGGTTCGATCTCGCCGTGCCCTCGATGGGGCTCGGCTATCTGGAGACGACGAAGAACTGCAATTTCGCCTGCTCGTTCTGCTCCCTGACCGGGGAGCAACGAAAATACGTGTCCCATTCGGAGCAATCCATCGCCCACCAATTCGATGCCATGAAACGCGTGCTGGGTGTCATGGTCCTGGACAATAATTTTTATGGCAACAACCGGCAGAGCTTCGAGCGGCGCGTCGAGCTGATCGGGGACCGTTGGCGACAAGGTCAGTTCCGCGGCTGGGGGGCTCTGGTAACCGGGGACTTTTTCAAACGCCCGGAGAATGTCGAGCTGATGGCCAGGAACGGCTGCAAGGCTGTGTTTTCCGGCGTGGAATCCCTTGATCCCGAGGTTCTGAAATCCTTCAACAAGAAGCAGAGCATGACGTCGGACCCGCGCGCATTGACGAAACTGTGCGCCGAGAACGGCATGTTCTTCGATTATGGAATGATCGCCGATTTTTCCCAGCAGACGATCGCTGACGTGGACAGTCAGCTAAACGCTGTCCTGGATGATCCAACCATTCCCCTGCCGGGTTTGCTGTCTCTGACCATTCCCATTCTGGGCACACCCTATTTCGACGAGGCGGCCAGCGCCGGTCGCCTGATGCCAGACCTCCTGCTCAGCGACATGGATGGACAAAAGGTCGTTGAATGGCCGAAGGAGCCGCTTGAGAAAGTCGTGCCCTTTGTCGCCGATCTCATGCAGTTCAAGGGCCGTAAACGCGCTTTGGCCCGGCATGCGGCCAAGCACGCCTGGCATTGGCGCAAGCATTTCGACTGGGACCAGACCGCATTGGCGATGGTCCGCCCGTTGCACCGCTTCGGCGGCAAAATCAATCTGGGCAGCATCAGACAGATGAGCCAATCGCGCAAAGAGCCGCCGCTGACCTATTGCGCGCTGAGCGATGGCTTGCGCTCGGCATACAAGCCACTCGTCCCGCTGCCGTCGAAGTTTGAAAAATGCTTTGAGCCTCTGAGGATCACCGACGCTGAAGGCGGGCTGACGGAGGAACTTCTGAATGCGCGGGCAAAAGCCGCACCGGTCGCGCTGGCCGGTTGA
- a CDS encoding cyclic nucleotide-binding domain-containing protein has translation MEDASQNIAQTLGAHPTFAKLSPETIQAIASVSKMTEASPGELIVREGDEKTDLFLFVSGSANAVRESGDGSSVVLNAVTAGDCIGELAFLDGGRRSASVRAEVPCVLIMIPADALQNIANAPAVIGDLKGALASVVVSRARTLSDEMLASLRKQLEIKTIQNQFGYFLIFTIAIYMISTTLFYLVAEDYVKDIYDPGFSWQTVVFLAIPCLLIIRMMRIPLADLGIRREGLWRSFRETIVICVLITIPVAIYLVWFKPEASGNTPGASVDTFFLIQYFLHTVVQEVGSRGLLQGLFQKFLDDTKGHRAVLLTSTIFASLHLTFGVDAVVITFFASIIFGYVYLRQKNLLGVTLLHYWLGVLAAVAVAF, from the coding sequence ATGGAAGACGCATCCCAGAACATTGCTCAAACCCTCGGCGCGCATCCTACTTTCGCGAAACTCAGCCCGGAAACCATCCAAGCGATAGCCTCCGTTTCAAAAATGACGGAAGCCTCGCCCGGCGAGCTGATTGTCCGGGAAGGTGATGAAAAAACGGATCTTTTCCTCTTCGTCTCGGGCTCGGCCAATGCTGTCAGGGAGTCCGGGGACGGAAGCTCTGTCGTGCTCAATGCGGTCACTGCCGGGGATTGTATCGGCGAACTGGCGTTTCTGGATGGCGGCCGGCGATCCGCGTCCGTCAGGGCGGAGGTGCCCTGTGTGCTGATCATGATCCCGGCGGACGCGCTGCAAAACATCGCGAATGCACCCGCGGTCATAGGCGACCTCAAGGGCGCACTTGCTTCTGTCGTGGTCAGCCGTGCGCGCACGCTCAGTGATGAAATGCTCGCCTCGCTCCGCAAGCAGCTGGAAATCAAGACGATCCAGAATCAGTTCGGCTACTTTCTGATCTTCACCATCGCGATCTACATGATCTCGACGACGTTGTTCTATCTGGTTGCCGAAGATTACGTAAAGGACATCTACGATCCCGGCTTTTCCTGGCAGACCGTCGTCTTTCTGGCCATTCCCTGCCTGCTCATCATAAGAATGATGCGCATCCCGCTGGCTGATCTGGGCATCAGGCGGGAAGGATTGTGGCGATCGTTCCGCGAGACGATTGTCATCTGCGTTCTCATCACCATTCCCGTGGCAATCTACCTTGTCTGGTTCAAACCGGAGGCGTCAGGAAACACGCCTGGCGCCAGCGTCGATACGTTTTTCCTCATTCAGTATTTTCTGCATACGGTCGTTCAGGAAGTCGGCTCGCGCGGTCTTCTTCAGGGGTTGTTCCAGAAATTTCTCGACGACACCAAAGGCCATCGGGCAGTTCTGCTGACGAGCACGATTTTCGCATCCCTGCACCTGACATTCGGGGTCGATGCCGTCGTGATCACATTCTTTGCCAGCATCATTTTCGGCTACGTGTATTTGCGGCAGAAAAACCTGCTCGGCGTTACGCTTCTTCACTACTGGCTCGGCGTTCTGGCTGCGGTCGCGGTCGCCTTCTAG